A region of Paenibacillus thiaminolyticus DNA encodes the following proteins:
- a CDS encoding YneF family protein: MIWVVGIIALIVGLIIGFAGGVFYLRKQMEKMQSDPQMLQKMAKQMGYNLNAKQMQQAQKMMQQKKRK, translated from the coding sequence ATGATTTGGGTTGTAGGGATAATCGCACTCATCGTAGGCCTCATTATCGGCTTTGCCGGCGGAGTGTTCTACTTGCGCAAGCAGATGGAGAAGATGCAATCGGATCCGCAAATGCTTCAAAAAATGGCAAAGCAAATGGGCTATAATTTGAATGCGAAGCAGATGCAGCAAGCACAGAAAATGATGCAGCAAAAAAAGAGAAAATGA
- the folE gene encoding GTP cyclohydrolase I FolE yields the protein MAGLKDYVNSKVGENREKIEHHVKEILRLIGEDVDREGLQETPARVTRMYEEIFGGYEVDPRDVLGVTFDEAHEELVIVKDITYYSLCEHHMAPFFGKVHIGYIPSGQVAGLSKLARLVEAVTRRLQVQERVTASIADIMEEVLKPHGVMVVVEGEHLCMCSRGVKKPGSKTVTMSTRGSFKDDAAQRAEFLSLIKQ from the coding sequence ATGGCTGGCTTGAAAGACTATGTTAATTCAAAAGTCGGTGAGAATCGCGAGAAGATCGAACATCACGTAAAAGAAATTTTGAGGCTGATCGGCGAGGATGTCGATCGGGAAGGTCTGCAGGAGACGCCGGCGCGTGTCACCCGCATGTACGAGGAGATCTTCGGCGGGTATGAGGTTGACCCGCGCGACGTGCTCGGGGTTACCTTCGACGAAGCCCATGAGGAGCTTGTCATCGTCAAGGACATAACGTATTACAGCTTGTGCGAGCATCATATGGCGCCGTTCTTCGGCAAGGTGCATATCGGCTATATTCCAAGCGGACAGGTGGCCGGCCTGAGCAAGCTGGCGCGGCTGGTCGAAGCAGTCACGCGCCGTCTGCAGGTGCAGGAGCGGGTCACGGCGAGTATCGCGGATATTATGGAAGAAGTGTTAAAGCCGCATGGCGTGATGGTGGTTGTCGAGGGCGAGCATTTGTGCATGTGTTCCCGCGGCGTCAAGAAGCCTGGCAGCAAGACGGTTACGATGTCGACGCGGGGCAGCTTCAAGGACGATGCGGCGCAGCGCGCGGAATTTTTGTCACTGATTAAGCAGTAA
- a CDS encoding DUF7309 domain-containing protein: MTKTDVEQMERKEEAVELTEEQAEWHRLYEAAAAFKKQGSWKWVSDAEIFGVCNPEDGEVGYCTIMGSNEELFGLAVFRGGEGLESLQDMMLDRDEPYAWLNRQKCIMVTFEDRTELDKQDLAQIKELGFRFRGRNAWPLFRAYDPGLVPWTLDRKQVCFLTNALEQAVELAARCKKDEQLFVPPVSGQLLVRAQENGEWSEGWRDPEFVLKRPAKYEYSDDAKLMDLVRRIPEKRGQWETDYFFAPVAVQGEAERPYYPRLCLWVDRQTRSAVGFHVAYEGNFEQEFIDHMIQLIEEKGARPQKLIIRSNEGLDLFEKTAQRLKIKIEREPRLVYLEEAQADLFDYFANHES; the protein is encoded by the coding sequence ATGACAAAGACGGATGTAGAACAGATGGAACGCAAGGAAGAAGCGGTGGAATTAACCGAAGAACAGGCGGAATGGCATCGCCTCTATGAAGCGGCGGCAGCCTTCAAGAAGCAAGGAAGCTGGAAGTGGGTGTCCGATGCCGAGATCTTCGGCGTGTGCAACCCGGAGGATGGAGAGGTCGGCTATTGCACGATCATGGGTTCGAACGAAGAGTTGTTCGGCCTGGCTGTCTTTCGCGGAGGCGAAGGTCTGGAGAGCCTGCAGGATATGATGCTGGATCGGGATGAGCCTTATGCTTGGCTGAACCGGCAAAAATGCATCATGGTGACGTTCGAGGATCGGACCGAGCTGGACAAGCAGGATCTGGCGCAAATCAAAGAGCTTGGCTTCCGCTTCCGCGGCCGCAATGCTTGGCCGCTGTTCCGGGCTTACGATCCGGGGCTTGTACCATGGACGCTTGACCGGAAGCAGGTCTGCTTCCTGACGAACGCCTTGGAGCAAGCGGTGGAGCTGGCTGCTCGATGCAAGAAGGACGAGCAGCTGTTCGTGCCGCCGGTCTCCGGGCAGCTGTTGGTCCGCGCGCAGGAGAACGGGGAATGGAGCGAAGGCTGGCGCGATCCCGAGTTCGTCCTGAAGCGCCCGGCGAAGTATGAATACAGCGATGACGCGAAGCTGATGGACCTTGTGCGCCGCATTCCGGAGAAGCGGGGACAGTGGGAGACCGATTATTTCTTCGCCCCTGTCGCGGTGCAGGGCGAGGCCGAGCGGCCGTATTACCCGAGGCTCTGTCTGTGGGTGGATCGCCAGACCCGCAGCGCGGTCGGCTTCCATGTCGCTTATGAAGGGAATTTCGAGCAGGAATTCATTGATCATATGATTCAGTTAATCGAGGAGAAAGGGGCGCGCCCGCAAAAGCTTATTATCCGGTCGAACGAAGGTCTCGATTTGTTCGAGAAGACGGCGCAGCGCCTAAAGATCAAAATCGAACGCGAGCCGCGCCTCGTCTATCTGGAGGAAGCACAGGCAGATCTGTTCGACTATTTTGCTAACCACGAATCTTGA
- the ade gene encoding adenine deaminase produces the protein MNWSKQHWSKRIAAAARTAPADLVITNGKIVDVFNLDIIEGDVAIVDGMIAGIGGSYEGARVIDAEGRYIAPSFIDTHVHIESAMVTPAEFARVVLPHGVTSVIADPHEIANVAGTDGIQYMLDASENLPLDVYVMLPSCVPCTPFEHAGAKLDAASLDAFYDHPRVLGLAEVMDYPSVRRGDDDMLDKLMSSHRHGGMIDGHGAGLDEEAINVYRAVGIRNDHECVTAEEAKARLRRGMYVMIREGSVAKDVEALIPAVTASNARRCVFCTDDKHLDELLEEGSVDHNARLAIRCGLDPLQAIQMASLNAAECYGLQTKGAIAPGYEADFLLLDDLERLTIAQVYKAGRLVGENGQYIGPQPQTAKIPAGLLKSVHLPEITERDLQIRLQEERRCHIIGINPNSLITTRLVEEVDAEDGCFRPSVAKDQLKIAVLERHHRTGCIGLGIVKGFGIECGAIASTVAHDSHNLVVAGSNDRDMLTAIQALRDLEGGLVVASDGVVLAAIELPLAGLMSTADYAKVLRHMEELHHALARIGASSEFNPFVTLSFLCLPVIPELKLTDMGLFDFAAFQHIPVTEGESRTADYVPC, from the coding sequence ATGAATTGGAGCAAGCAACATTGGAGCAAGCGGATTGCCGCAGCCGCCAGAACGGCGCCTGCCGACCTTGTCATCACGAACGGGAAAATCGTCGATGTTTTCAACCTCGACATCATCGAAGGGGATGTCGCGATTGTGGACGGCATGATCGCAGGCATCGGCGGCAGCTATGAAGGCGCCCGCGTCATCGATGCGGAGGGACGCTATATCGCCCCGTCCTTCATCGATACACATGTTCATATTGAATCCGCCATGGTGACGCCTGCTGAATTCGCCCGCGTCGTGCTCCCTCACGGCGTCACGTCCGTCATCGCCGATCCGCACGAGATCGCGAATGTGGCCGGGACGGACGGCATTCAATATATGCTGGACGCTTCCGAGAATCTGCCGCTGGACGTATATGTCATGCTGCCGTCCTGCGTGCCATGCACGCCGTTCGAGCACGCTGGAGCGAAGCTCGATGCGGCCAGTCTGGACGCATTCTACGACCACCCCCGGGTATTGGGGCTGGCCGAGGTGATGGATTATCCATCCGTGCGCCGCGGCGATGACGATATGCTGGACAAATTGATGTCCTCTCATCGGCATGGCGGAATGATTGACGGTCACGGCGCTGGACTGGATGAAGAGGCCATTAATGTGTACCGGGCGGTCGGCATCCGCAACGACCATGAATGCGTAACGGCTGAGGAAGCCAAGGCGCGGCTGCGGCGGGGCATGTACGTGATGATTCGCGAAGGCTCGGTCGCCAAGGATGTCGAAGCGCTCATCCCGGCCGTGACCGCCAGCAACGCGCGCCGCTGCGTGTTCTGCACCGATGACAAGCATTTGGACGAGCTGCTGGAGGAGGGCAGCGTTGATCATAACGCGCGTCTGGCCATACGCTGCGGGCTTGACCCGCTGCAAGCGATCCAGATGGCTTCTCTGAATGCGGCCGAATGCTACGGATTGCAGACCAAAGGCGCGATCGCTCCCGGGTACGAGGCCGACTTCTTGCTGCTCGACGATCTCGAGCGCTTGACGATTGCCCAGGTGTACAAAGCGGGCAGACTGGTCGGCGAGAACGGCCAATATATCGGGCCGCAGCCGCAAACGGCCAAAATCCCGGCTGGACTATTGAAGTCGGTTCATCTGCCCGAGATAACGGAGCGGGATTTGCAAATCCGGCTGCAGGAAGAGCGCCGCTGCCATATTATCGGCATCAATCCGAACAGCCTCATTACGACGCGCCTCGTGGAGGAGGTGGATGCGGAGGATGGCTGCTTCCGCCCTTCGGTGGCCAAGGATCAATTGAAGATCGCCGTGTTGGAGCGGCATCATCGTACCGGATGCATCGGACTGGGCATCGTCAAGGGATTTGGCATTGAATGCGGAGCGATCGCCTCTACCGTGGCGCATGACTCCCACAACCTCGTCGTGGCCGGCAGCAACGATCGGGATATGCTGACCGCCATACAGGCGCTGCGCGATCTGGAGGGCGGATTGGTCGTAGCCAGCGACGGCGTCGTGCTGGCGGCCATCGAGCTTCCATTGGCAGGCTTAATGTCCACTGCCGATTATGCCAAGGTGCTCCGTCATATGGAAGAACTCCATCACGCTCTGGCGCGGATCGGCGCTTCAAGCGAGTTCAATCCATTTGTTACGCTGTCGTTCCTATGCTTGCCCGTTATACCCGAACTGAAGCTGACGGATATGGGCTTATTCGATTTCGCTGCCTTTCAGCATATTCCGGTAACGGAAGGAGAGAGCCGCACCGCCGATTATGTGCCGTGTTGA
- the helD gene encoding RNA polymerase recycling motor HelD: MDPNHRERQLEEARAVEVIEKIEQRIIPLQEEMGAVKREVVGIRREFWDDVKVNLDDANEAIETHASLKQQAEVLAERERRHLHAAQQLDVWKRMAQSPYFARIDFREEGEAEAERVYIGIGSFRDKDDNFLVYDWRAPVSSLYYDYSPGPAHYETPAGLLSGEMGLKRQFIITEGRFRGMFDTGLTIGDELLRQILSRPSSAHLKSIVGTIQREQNRIIRNEQKRLMVVTGPAGSGKTSTALQRIAFLLYRYRDTLQADEIVLFSPNPMFNRYVSTVLPELGERNMRQTTYQEYVEHRLADSFRLEHPAEQMEYALSAGEQPEYAARMEGIRYKAGASFFRLLGRYVERLGQEGMRFRDLRFQDRTLISGEAMLRHFYELDASLSISNRLSQIAEWLRGELAAAARRERKSNWVEEEIELLDNEDYVKAFQEVQRRQRYQEETFDDFDREREWLARQIVNERFKPLRADIKRFRFVDMPAIYTQLFASPDFAASLAGEEGLPERWAGICALTAERMNRGEMTVEDATPYLYLNECLEGFHMNTSIRHVFVDEGQDYGVFQLHFLKRLFPRARFTVLGDEDQAIYPHAEGAASVPLPALAEVFPAEEAESFQLTRSYRSTRPIMELARRIIPGGERIDTFEREGPAPTLTGLEDREELNSRIAARMRELLAAGHRNVALLCTTAQESREAYEALKDVVPLRLVHQETVTFEAGALVIPSYLAKGVEFDAVVLYNASDEGYGRESERKLLYVACTRAMHELHIYYMGRPSPWLEAALAGADEGQAQA; this comes from the coding sequence ATGGACCCGAATCATCGGGAGCGGCAGTTGGAGGAAGCGCGGGCTGTCGAGGTAATAGAGAAGATTGAGCAGCGCATCATTCCGCTGCAGGAAGAGATGGGCGCGGTCAAGCGCGAAGTCGTGGGTATCCGCCGCGAGTTCTGGGACGACGTCAAGGTCAATCTGGATGATGCGAATGAAGCTATCGAGACGCATGCCAGCTTGAAGCAGCAGGCGGAAGTCTTGGCGGAGCGGGAGCGCAGGCATCTGCATGCGGCCCAGCAGCTTGATGTATGGAAGCGGATGGCGCAGTCCCCTTATTTCGCGAGGATTGATTTCCGGGAGGAGGGGGAAGCAGAGGCAGAGCGAGTGTATATCGGAATCGGCTCGTTCCGGGACAAGGACGACAACTTCCTCGTCTATGATTGGCGTGCGCCTGTGTCCAGCCTATATTATGACTATTCGCCGGGCCCGGCCCACTATGAGACGCCGGCCGGCCTCCTGTCGGGGGAGATGGGGCTCAAGCGCCAATTCATCATCACGGAGGGCCGGTTCCGGGGCATGTTCGATACGGGGCTTACGATTGGCGACGAGCTCCTGCGGCAGATTCTCAGCCGGCCGTCCAGCGCGCATCTGAAAAGCATCGTCGGGACGATCCAGCGGGAGCAGAACCGTATCATCCGCAACGAGCAAAAGCGGCTCATGGTCGTCACCGGCCCGGCAGGCAGCGGCAAGACATCGACCGCCCTGCAGCGGATCGCGTTTTTGCTGTACCGGTACCGGGATACGCTGCAGGCCGATGAGATCGTGCTGTTCTCGCCGAATCCGATGTTCAACCGCTATGTCTCGACCGTTCTGCCGGAATTGGGGGAACGGAATATGCGGCAGACGACGTATCAGGAGTATGTGGAGCATCGCTTGGCTGATTCCTTCCGGCTGGAGCATCCGGCCGAGCAGATGGAATATGCGCTGAGCGCCGGGGAACAACCGGAATACGCGGCGCGAATGGAAGGCATTCGCTATAAGGCGGGGGCATCTTTCTTCCGGCTGCTCGGGCGTTATGTAGAGCGGCTCGGACAGGAAGGCATGCGATTCCGAGATCTTCGCTTCCAGGATCGGACGCTCATATCGGGGGAAGCGATGCTGCGGCACTTTTATGAGCTGGATGCGTCCCTGTCAATCTCGAACCGGCTGAGCCAGATAGCGGAATGGCTGCGGGGCGAGCTGGCCGCCGCCGCGCGCCGGGAACGGAAGTCGAACTGGGTAGAGGAAGAGATCGAGCTGCTCGACAATGAGGATTATGTCAAGGCGTTCCAGGAGGTGCAGCGTCGTCAAAGATATCAGGAGGAGACGTTCGATGACTTCGATCGCGAACGTGAATGGCTCGCCCGCCAGATCGTGAATGAGCGCTTCAAGCCGCTTCGGGCGGACATCAAGCGCTTCCGCTTCGTCGATATGCCGGCCATCTACACCCAATTGTTCGCCAGTCCGGACTTCGCGGCCAGCCTGGCCGGAGAAGAGGGGCTGCCTGAGCGTTGGGCCGGCATCTGCGCCCTGACGGCCGAACGGATGAACCGGGGCGAGATGACTGTCGAGGATGCGACGCCATACTTGTATTTGAATGAATGTCTGGAAGGCTTCCATATGAATACGTCGATCCGGCATGTCTTTGTGGATGAAGGCCAGGACTATGGGGTCTTCCAGCTTCATTTCCTCAAGCGTCTGTTCCCCCGTGCCCGGTTCACGGTCCTGGGGGATGAGGATCAGGCGATTTACCCGCATGCCGAAGGAGCGGCATCGGTACCGCTTCCGGCGTTGGCGGAAGTATTCCCGGCCGAGGAGGCGGAGTCGTTCCAGTTGACCCGAAGCTATCGTTCGACCCGGCCGATTATGGAGCTGGCCCGCCGCATCATTCCGGGCGGCGAGCGGATCGATACGTTCGAGCGCGAAGGTCCGGCGCCGACGCTGACGGGATTAGAGGACAGGGAGGAATTGAACTCCCGGATCGCCGCGCGGATGCGCGAGCTGCTCGCCGCCGGGCACCGCAATGTCGCTCTGCTCTGCACGACGGCTCAGGAGAGCCGCGAGGCGTACGAGGCGCTGAAGGATGTTGTGCCGCTGCGGCTCGTACATCAGGAGACGGTGACCTTCGAAGCGGGCGCCCTAGTCATTCCGTCGTACCTGGCCAAGGGCGTCGAGTTCGATGCCGTCGTGCTGTACAATGCATCCGATGAAGGCTATGGCCGGGAGAGCGAGCGCAAGCTGCTGTATGTGGCGTGCACGCGGGCGATGCATGAGCTCCATATCTACTATATGGGGCGGCCGAGTCCATGGCTGGAAGCCGCACTTGCGGGAGCGGATGAAGGGCAGGCACAGGCCTGA
- a CDS encoding DNA adenine methylase, producing the protein MLKPILKWAGGKRQLLPDIRRRLPRLDWSQAAYYEPFIGGAALLFDLMPPRACINDVNGELINLYETIRREPEALIDALRVHRNEESYYYEVRSWDRNLEEYAQLNAVTRAARLVYLNRTCYNGLYRVNAKGQNNVPFGRYKQPDIVQEETIRALASYFQEADIAMTVGDFERAVESAQAGDFVYFDPPYDVLTKTAAFTSYAKDGFGRDEQLRLANLFRELDGRGVYVMLSNHATDYIRELYEGFPLHIVQARRNINSKATARGAVDEVLVMNYQPQ; encoded by the coding sequence ATGTTGAAACCGATACTCAAATGGGCGGGAGGCAAGCGCCAACTGCTCCCCGACATCCGCCGCCGTCTGCCGCGCCTCGACTGGTCGCAGGCGGCCTATTATGAGCCGTTCATCGGCGGCGCCGCGCTGCTGTTCGATCTGATGCCGCCGCGCGCCTGCATCAACGACGTGAACGGCGAGCTGATCAATTTGTATGAGACGATTCGCCGGGAGCCGGAAGCGCTCATCGACGCGCTGCGGGTTCACCGGAACGAAGAGAGCTATTACTATGAAGTCCGCTCCTGGGACCGGAATCTGGAGGAATACGCGCAGCTGAACGCCGTTACCCGGGCCGCCCGGCTCGTCTATTTGAACCGGACATGTTATAACGGCCTGTACCGGGTCAACGCGAAGGGACAGAACAACGTTCCCTTCGGACGCTACAAGCAGCCGGATATCGTCCAGGAAGAGACGATCCGCGCCTTGGCTTCCTACTTCCAAGAGGCGGATATCGCCATGACGGTCGGCGACTTCGAGCGAGCCGTGGAATCGGCGCAGGCGGGAGACTTCGTCTACTTCGATCCGCCATACGACGTCTTGACCAAGACGGCCGCCTTCACCTCCTATGCGAAGGACGGCTTCGGACGGGACGAGCAGCTGCGGCTGGCCAACCTGTTCCGCGAGCTGGACGGCCGCGGCGTGTATGTGATGCTGTCCAACCATGCGACAGACTATATTCGCGAGCTGTATGAAGGCTTCCCGCTCCATATCGTACAAGCCCGCCGCAATATCAACTCTAAGGCGACCGCCCGCGGCGCGGTGGACGAAGTGCTTGTCATGAATTATCAACCCCAATAA
- a CDS encoding Fe-Mn family superoxide dismutase has protein sequence MEYIYGSLMPVRVLEEVVFWKKQEREHIEVILAIVPQLEPEYVQVLREWEPVFTKTEEAASAWLQFILSQGGSTLPDTMHKIELLLKASVYQSEQFVKHLETMKKYSRAVHSVPLAPIVFDHIASESAYFLNVVHALKDKPLSSFASPDAPGAHAAPPGSAVQPKAFIHEVPPLDGGSSSGSPPEEENPLTACNSEPEDTSREPAATLPQSPASGILAYIGSAQTPQTPLTAQDQDQAAQAVQPAEEQEAKPVQKQDEARTAPDNVPFGYSVYREVTYAPTGGWPPGHPQHQPLMPEYYLRGDMASVPIGGHTLPPLPYSYDALEPYIDETTMRVHHDKHHQSYVDGLNRAERALAEARRTGRFDLVKHWSNELAFNGAGHYLHTIFWNTMNPVGGGQPTGELLDQITRDFGSFKAFKMHFSKAAEKVQGGGWTILVWSPRSRRLEILQAEKHQNLSQWDVIPLLPIDVWEHAYYLKHKNERAKYIEDWWHVVNWPAVDERFQAARTLAWKPY, from the coding sequence TTGGAGTACATATATGGGTCACTTATGCCTGTCCGCGTGCTGGAAGAGGTCGTATTTTGGAAAAAACAAGAACGCGAGCATATCGAGGTCATTCTCGCCATCGTACCGCAGCTAGAGCCGGAATATGTCCAAGTGCTCCGGGAATGGGAGCCGGTCTTCACCAAAACCGAGGAAGCTGCCTCAGCCTGGCTCCAGTTCATTCTGTCGCAAGGGGGAAGCACGCTTCCCGATACGATGCACAAGATCGAGCTGCTGCTCAAGGCATCCGTCTATCAATCCGAGCAGTTCGTGAAGCATCTGGAGACGATGAAGAAGTATAGCCGTGCCGTGCATAGCGTGCCGCTCGCCCCGATTGTATTCGATCATATCGCCAGTGAATCCGCCTATTTCCTGAACGTCGTGCACGCTCTGAAAGACAAGCCGCTGTCTTCCTTCGCTTCGCCGGACGCACCGGGGGCGCACGCCGCTCCGCCCGGCAGCGCCGTACAGCCGAAGGCGTTCATCCACGAAGTCCCGCCGCTCGACGGCGGCAGCAGCTCCGGCTCCCCGCCGGAAGAGGAAAATCCCTTGACAGCCTGCAACAGTGAACCCGAGGATACTTCCCGCGAACCGGCGGCAACCCTACCGCAATCGCCTGCTTCCGGCATTCTGGCTTACATCGGTTCGGCTCAGACACCCCAGACGCCTCTGACGGCCCAGGACCAGGACCAGGCAGCCCAGGCGGTCCAGCCAGCAGAGGAACAGGAAGCTAAGCCGGTACAGAAGCAGGACGAAGCCCGGACCGCCCCTGACAATGTACCCTTCGGCTACTCGGTGTACCGGGAGGTGACGTATGCCCCGACGGGAGGATGGCCGCCCGGCCATCCTCAACATCAGCCGCTGATGCCGGAGTACTATCTGCGCGGGGACATGGCCTCCGTCCCGATCGGCGGCCATACGCTGCCGCCATTGCCATATTCGTATGATGCGTTGGAGCCGTATATCGACGAGACGACGATGCGGGTACATCATGACAAGCACCACCAGAGCTATGTCGACGGCTTGAACCGGGCCGAACGCGCATTGGCGGAAGCACGGCGCACCGGCCGCTTCGATCTGGTGAAGCACTGGTCGAATGAGCTTGCGTTTAACGGCGCAGGCCACTATTTGCACACGATTTTCTGGAATACGATGAATCCGGTGGGCGGCGGCCAACCGACCGGAGAACTGCTCGATCAGATTACGCGTGACTTCGGAAGCTTCAAGGCGTTCAAAATGCATTTCTCCAAGGCCGCGGAGAAGGTCCAGGGCGGCGGGTGGACGATTCTCGTCTGGAGCCCGCGCAGCCGCCGCTTGGAGATTTTGCAGGCGGAGAAGCATCAGAATCTGTCGCAGTGGGACGTCATCCCGCTCCTTCCGATCGACGTATGGGAGCATGCCTACTATTTGAAGCACAAGAACGAGCGGGCCAAATATATCGAGGATTGGTGGCATGTCGTCAACTGGCCGGCGGTCGACGAACGGTTCCAGGCGGCGCGGACCCTGGCATGGAAGCCGTACTAA
- a CDS encoding alpha/beta hydrolase produces the protein MSTPVVTPALQPEWLGPSGLAPAAARRIRLKHIVIALSLSTVFAASVIFLALHGFIAWMFANPQVPPLFSNPMEAKGMPYETVTFPAADGHTLVDGWYIPSDSASSRTIIFSHGYGANREEYWVPMYDLAQFAHRLDYNVIMFDYGFASEQHKTTATGGKLEKEQLLGAVNLAKEQGASHIVVWGFSMGAGTALQAALLTDDIDAMILDSTFLLEPDTLYHNLKQYVPLPKRPSLDLLRFFFPALNGTSLAQIPYTEVKATSYEMPTLIIHGTADTKAPYEIAEQIAAHQSNKLSESWIVPNVQHELIYRTHRKDYLGKAASFLSAAYRADAASMIARP, from the coding sequence ATGAGCACACCTGTCGTCACACCCGCGCTTCAACCGGAATGGCTCGGGCCCTCGGGTCTGGCGCCTGCGGCCGCGCGCCGCATCCGTCTGAAGCATATCGTGATCGCCCTGTCCTTGTCGACGGTGTTCGCCGCATCGGTTATCTTCCTCGCCCTGCACGGCTTTATCGCCTGGATGTTCGCGAATCCGCAGGTGCCTCCGCTCTTTTCCAATCCGATGGAGGCCAAGGGAATGCCTTACGAGACGGTGACCTTTCCGGCAGCCGACGGCCATACGCTCGTCGACGGGTGGTATATTCCTTCGGACTCCGCTTCGTCGCGGACCATCATTTTCAGCCATGGCTATGGCGCGAACCGCGAAGAATACTGGGTGCCGATGTACGATCTGGCCCAGTTCGCCCACCGGCTTGACTATAACGTCATCATGTTCGATTATGGCTTCGCTTCGGAGCAGCACAAGACAACCGCCACCGGAGGCAAGCTGGAGAAGGAGCAGCTGCTTGGCGCCGTGAACCTGGCCAAGGAACAGGGAGCCTCACACATCGTCGTCTGGGGCTTCTCGATGGGAGCCGGAACCGCCCTGCAGGCCGCGCTGTTGACCGATGACATTGATGCGATGATACTGGACAGCACCTTCCTGCTGGAGCCGGATACGCTGTACCACAACCTGAAGCAGTACGTGCCGCTTCCGAAGCGTCCGTCACTTGATCTGCTGCGCTTCTTCTTCCCGGCGCTGAACGGCACCAGTCTGGCGCAGATCCCGTATACCGAGGTGAAGGCAACCAGCTACGAGATGCCAACGCTCATCATTCATGGAACCGCGGATACGAAGGCGCCATACGAGATCGCCGAACAGATTGCGGCCCATCAGAGCAATAAGCTGTCAGAATCCTGGATTGTGCCCAATGTGCAGCATGAGCTCATCTACCGCACGCACCGCAAAGACTACCTCGGCAAGGCCGCCTCATTTCTGAGTGCAGCCTACCGCGCCGATGCCGCATCGATGATCGCCCGCCCGTAA
- a CDS encoding IclR family transcriptional regulator, translating into MEERGKLTVRAVERALDILMCFTEQYEMSLTELAARVNLNKSTVHRLLTTLEERGFVLRNGDKYRLGYRVWELSANLTQVGDAAQLLLPEMEALRDRLGETVSLYVRDGSDRIRIQAVQSNQAIRRVAPVGARLPLFVGASSKVLLAFADPAERDAALRDAFWPPSVDSEACMRQLEEVRRQGYAVSIEEREPGAAAVSVPIFDRSGKLAAALSVSGPVSRMSLQTLEAYAPQLTEAARRMATMLRSIG; encoded by the coding sequence GTGGAGGAACGAGGAAAATTAACCGTTCGTGCCGTGGAACGGGCGCTCGATATTTTGATGTGCTTCACGGAGCAATATGAGATGAGCTTGACCGAGCTGGCCGCGCGGGTCAACTTGAATAAGAGCACCGTGCACCGGCTGCTCACGACGCTGGAGGAGCGCGGCTTCGTGCTGCGCAACGGCGACAAGTACCGCCTTGGCTACCGGGTATGGGAGTTGTCCGCGAACCTGACGCAGGTTGGCGACGCCGCCCAACTTCTGCTTCCTGAGATGGAGGCGCTGCGCGACCGGCTGGGGGAGACGGTGAGCCTGTATGTGCGCGACGGCTCGGATCGGATTCGCATTCAGGCGGTGCAGAGCAACCAGGCGATTCGGCGAGTGGCCCCGGTCGGAGCGCGGCTCCCGCTGTTCGTCGGCGCATCGAGCAAGGTGCTGCTTGCCTTCGCCGATCCGGCCGAGCGCGACGCGGCGCTTCGGGATGCCTTTTGGCCGCCCAGTGTCGACAGCGAGGCGTGTATGCGGCAGCTGGAAGAGGTGCGCCGTCAAGGGTACGCGGTGAGCATCGAGGAGCGTGAGCCAGGAGCGGCCGCGGTCTCGGTGCCGATATTCGACCGCAGCGGCAAGCTGGCGGCGGCGCTGTCGGTCTCCGGCCCGGTCAGCCGGATGTCGCTCCAGACACTGGAGGCTTATGCGCCGCAGTTGACGGAGGCCGCCCGCCGGATGGCGACGATGCTGCGCTCGATCGGATAA